ATGGCAAATCGCATCCGAAAAGTGGAGCTCACCGACAGTGAGCGAGGCGTTCTGGAAGAGCGGTCGCGCTCGCAGACGCTACCGCAGCGGGAAGTCGAGCGCGCTCGCATCGTGTTGATGTCTGCGGCAGGCAAGACCAACGCCGAGATCCAGTCTGCGCTGAGCGTATCCCGCACCAAGGTGCAGCGCTGGCTGGACCGGTACGAGGAGAGCGGCAGCGTC
The Longimicrobium sp. genome window above contains:
- a CDS encoding helix-turn-helix domain-containing protein; the protein is MANRIRKVELTDSERGVLEERSRSQTLPQREVERARIVLMSAAGKTNAEIQSALSVSRTKVQRWLDRYEESGSV